The proteins below are encoded in one region of Bacillus alveayuensis:
- a CDS encoding metallophosphoesterase (TIGR00282 family) (product_source=TIGR00282; cog=COG1692; ko=KO:K09769; pfam=PF13277; superfamily=56300; tigrfam=TIGR00282), with product MRVLFVGDIVGSPGREMVIRYLPKLKAKYNPHVTIVNGENAAHGKGMTEKIYHQLLESGAQVITMGNHTWDKKDIFEFMDHAKQMIRPANFPEGTPGKGFIYVSVEGKELAVINLQGRTFLPSIDCPFRKAEEIIKEVKKRTPFIFVDFHAEATSEKQAMGWYLDGKVSAVVGTHTHVQTADERLLEKGTAYITDVGMTGPFDGILGVDREAVIKKFLTSLPVRFEIAEGRTQLNAVIIDINEQNGKASSIKRIMINDDNVFFE from the coding sequence ATGAGAGTATTATTTGTAGGCGATATAGTTGGTTCTCCTGGCAGGGAGATGGTCATAAGATATTTACCTAAATTAAAAGCAAAATATAATCCACATGTAACAATTGTTAATGGAGAAAATGCTGCGCATGGGAAAGGGATGACAGAAAAAATTTATCATCAACTACTTGAAAGCGGAGCACAAGTCATTACGATGGGGAATCATACATGGGATAAAAAAGATATATTTGAGTTTATGGATCATGCTAAACAAATGATTCGACCAGCCAATTTCCCTGAGGGAACCCCAGGAAAAGGGTTCATATATGTTTCAGTCGAAGGAAAAGAACTTGCCGTCATTAATTTGCAAGGCAGAACATTTTTACCGTCTATCGATTGTCCTTTTCGAAAGGCGGAAGAGATAATCAAAGAAGTAAAAAAAAGAACCCCATTCATTTTTGTTGATTTTCATGCAGAAGCAACGAGTGAAAAGCAAGCGATGGGATGGTATTTAGATGGAAAAGTTTCAGCCGTTGTCGGAACGCACACACATGTTCAAACGGCAGATGAACGCTTACTTGAAAAAGGAACAGCGTACATAACAGATGTGGGCATGACCGGACCTTTTGATGGAATATTAGGTGTTGACCGTGAAGCGGTAATCAAAAAATTTTTAACAAGTTTACCAGTTCGCTTTGAAATTGCGGAAGGAAGGACACAATTGAACGCCGTTATCATTGATATTAATGAACAGAATGGAAAAGCTTCTTCGATTAAGCGAATTATGATCAATGACGACAATGTATTTTTCGAGTAA
- a CDS encoding stage V sporulation protein S (product_source=KO:K06416; cog=COG2359; ko=KO:K06416; pfam=PF04232; superfamily=56796): MEILKVSAKSNPNSVAGALAGVLRERGAAEIQAIGAGALNQAVKAVAIARGFVAPSGVDLICIPAFTDIQIDGEERTAIKLIVEPR; encoded by the coding sequence ATGGAAATATTAAAAGTTTCAGCAAAATCAAATCCTAATTCTGTTGCAGGGGCACTTGCTGGTGTGTTAAGAGAACGTGGTGCCGCAGAAATTCAAGCGATTGGAGCTGGTGCATTGAACCAAGCAGTAAAAGCAGTAGCAATCGCAAGAGGATTCGTTGCACCAAGTGGTGTTGACTTAATTTGTATTCCTGCCTTTACGGACATTCAAATTGATGGAGAGGAAAGAACGGCTATAAAGCTGATTGTTGAACCTAGATAA
- a CDS encoding 2-oxoglutarate ferredoxin oxidoreductase subunit alpha (product_source=KO:K00174; cath_funfam=3.40.50.920,3.40.50.970,3.40.920.10; cog=COG0674,COG1014; ko=KO:K00174; pfam=PF01558,PF01855,PF17147; superfamily=52518,52922; tigrfam=TIGR03710), translated as MVNQLSWKVGGQQGEGIESTGEVFSIALNRLGYYLYGYRHFSSRIKGGHTNNKIRVSTTGVHTITHDLDILVAFDQETIDVNFHELKDGGIVIADAKFKPTIPDNSNVTLYPVPFTEIATELGTSLMKNMVAIGATSAVINIAPAHYQEVVQATYGRKGEQVVLKNMEAIKKGAQYMKEELGYDRTNLYLEKADGKRRMFMIGNDAIALGAIAAGSRFMAAYPITPASEIMEYLIKKLPELGGTVIQTEDEIAACTMAIGANYAGARAFTASAGPGLSLMMESIGLSGMTETPLVIVDTQRGGPSTGLPTKQEQSDIMAMIYGNHGEIPKIVLAPSTVQEAFYDTIEAFNLAEEYQCPVILLSDLQLSLGKQTVEPLEYEKIEIRRGKLLSEELPELENKGYFKRYEVTEDGISPRVLPGMKNGIHHVTGVEHDETGKPSESAQNRQTQMDKRMRKLKHIQFQHAVHRNVKHGDPDLLIIGIISTRGAIEEAMQSLEQDGLKVNHAHIRLLHPFPTKELLPLVEKAKKVVVVEQNATGQLANILKMNVGYQDKIHSVLKYDGNPFLPHEIYTKCKELF; from the coding sequence ATGGTAAATCAGCTTTCATGGAAAGTAGGCGGTCAACAAGGTGAAGGAATTGAAAGTACAGGAGAAGTGTTTTCCATCGCCTTAAATCGGCTTGGCTATTATTTATATGGATACCGCCACTTTTCTTCTCGTATTAAAGGTGGACATACAAACAATAAAATACGTGTAAGTACAACGGGAGTTCATACGATTACACATGATTTAGATATTTTAGTAGCATTCGATCAAGAAACGATCGATGTGAACTTTCATGAGCTTAAAGATGGTGGAATTGTGATTGCAGATGCAAAATTTAAGCCAACGATTCCTGACAATTCAAATGTAACCTTATATCCAGTGCCTTTTACGGAGATTGCAACAGAGCTTGGTACCTCTTTAATGAAAAATATGGTAGCAATAGGAGCGACTAGCGCTGTTATAAATATTGCCCCTGCACACTATCAAGAAGTAGTTCAAGCTACTTACGGTCGAAAAGGGGAACAAGTTGTTTTAAAAAATATGGAAGCGATCAAAAAAGGAGCTCAATATATGAAGGAAGAGCTCGGCTATGATCGCACAAATCTTTATTTAGAAAAAGCTGATGGTAAAAGACGTATGTTTATGATTGGAAATGACGCCATTGCTCTAGGGGCAATAGCTGCTGGTTCACGCTTTATGGCTGCTTATCCGATCACACCGGCTTCGGAAATTATGGAGTACTTGATTAAGAAGCTTCCGGAACTTGGTGGAACGGTTATTCAAACAGAGGATGAAATAGCCGCTTGTACAATGGCCATTGGTGCGAACTATGCCGGCGCGCGTGCTTTTACAGCATCAGCAGGACCTGGGTTATCTTTAATGATGGAATCAATCGGCCTTTCTGGGATGACAGAAACTCCACTTGTGATTGTTGATACACAGCGTGGTGGCCCTAGTACAGGTTTGCCGACGAAACAAGAGCAATCTGATATCATGGCAATGATTTATGGCAATCATGGTGAAATCCCAAAAATCGTCTTGGCGCCAAGTACGGTACAAGAAGCATTTTATGATACGATTGAAGCATTTAATTTAGCAGAAGAATACCAATGCCCTGTCATTTTATTATCTGATTTGCAGTTATCATTAGGAAAACAGACGGTGGAGCCGTTAGAATATGAGAAAATCGAAATTCGCCGAGGGAAACTATTGTCAGAAGAATTACCTGAATTAGAAAATAAAGGCTATTTCAAGCGTTATGAAGTAACAGAAGATGGCATCTCACCACGAGTATTGCCGGGAATGAAAAATGGTATTCACCATGTAACAGGTGTAGAGCATGATGAAACAGGAAAACCGTCAGAATCTGCACAAAACCGTCAAACGCAAATGGACAAGCGCATGAGAAAATTAAAGCATATTCAATTTCAGCATGCTGTCCATCGAAATGTTAAGCACGGAGACCCAGATTTGCTAATTATTGGAATTATTTCAACAAGAGGGGCGATTGAAGAAGCGATGCAGAGTCTTGAACAAGATGGCTTAAAAGTCAATCATGCACACATCCGTCTTCTACATCCGTTCCCAACAAAGGAATTATTACCGCTTGTTGAAAAAGCGAAAAAAGTAGTCGTAGTAGAGCAAAATGCAACAGGTCAATTGGCCAATATTTTGAAAATGAATGTCGGATATCAAGACAAAATTCATTCCGTTTTAAAATACGACGGAAATCCATTCTTGCCGCATGAAATATACACTAAATGCAAGGAGTTGTTCTAA
- a CDS encoding 2-oxoglutarate ferredoxin oxidoreductase subunit beta (product_source=KO:K00175; cath_funfam=3.40.50.970; cog=COG1013; ko=KO:K00175; pfam=PF02775,PF12367; superfamily=52518; tigrfam=TIGR02177) has protein sequence MATFKDFRNQVKPNWCPGCGDFSVQAAIQRAAANVGLEPHELAVISGIGCSGRISGYINSYGFHGIHGRALPIAQGVKMANKELTVIAAGGDGDGFAIGTGHTIHSIRRNIDITYIVMDNQIYGLTKGQTSPRSEVGFQTKSTPKGSIESPLSVIEMALTAGATFVAQSFSTDLKELTSLIEQGITHKGFAFINVFSPCVTYNKINTYDWFKENLTKLSDIDGYDSSNRIQAMQTVMEHNGLVTGLIYQNKEQPSYQELIDGYSEEPLSKADLRISEEKFNELISEFM, from the coding sequence ATGGCGACATTTAAAGATTTTCGTAATCAAGTAAAACCCAATTGGTGCCCTGGATGCGGTGATTTTTCGGTTCAAGCTGCCATTCAAAGAGCGGCGGCAAATGTCGGGCTTGAGCCGCATGAGCTCGCAGTCATTTCAGGAATTGGATGTTCTGGTCGTATTTCAGGATATATTAACTCATACGGATTTCATGGCATTCACGGGCGTGCCCTTCCGATTGCTCAAGGGGTAAAAATGGCGAACAAAGAATTAACCGTAATTGCGGCAGGAGGTGATGGGGATGGCTTTGCGATTGGAACAGGCCATACTATTCACTCGATTCGCCGTAATATTGACATTACGTACATTGTGATGGACAATCAAATTTACGGGTTGACAAAAGGGCAAACATCACCACGAAGTGAGGTCGGATTTCAAACGAAAAGTACACCGAAAGGGTCTATTGAATCACCACTTTCTGTCATTGAAATGGCATTAACCGCTGGAGCAACTTTTGTGGCGCAAAGCTTTTCTACAGATTTAAAAGAATTAACTTCATTAATCGAACAAGGAATTACGCATAAAGGTTTTGCCTTTATTAATGTTTTCAGCCCTTGTGTCACATATAACAAAATAAATACGTATGATTGGTTTAAAGAAAATTTAACAAAACTAAGCGATATAGATGGATACGATTCATCCAACCGCATCCAAGCCATGCAAACAGTTATGGAACATAACGGATTAGTTACGGGATTAATTTATCAAAACAAAGAACAACCATCCTATCAAGAACTTATTGATGGCTACAGTGAAGAGCCTTTATCAAAGGCAGATTTACGGATTAGCGAAGAAAAATTTAATGAACTTATTTCAGAATTTATGTAA
- a CDS encoding hypothetical protein (product_source=Hypo-rule applied) has product MKNTNWIISVKGYLGEKNIDVPLCAEELGKLIPANTQSQT; this is encoded by the coding sequence ATGAAAAATACAAACTGGATCATTTCGGTAAAAGGTTACTTAGGAGAAAAGAATATTGATGTTCCATTATGTGCGGAAGAATTAGGGAAATTGATCCCTGCTAACACCCAGAGCCAGACGTGA
- a CDS encoding tRNA-2-methylthio-N6-dimethylallyladenosine synthase (product_source=KO:K06168; cath_funfam=3.80.30.20; cog=COG0621; ko=KO:K06168; pfam=PF00919,PF01938,PF04055; smart=SM00729; superfamily=102114; tigrfam=TIGR01574): protein MNEKQRKATTLVNPSDKKSEKDYSKYFERIYMPPSLKDAKKRGKEEVKYHKDFEIPEQFKGMGNGRNFYIRTYGCQMNEHDTEVMAGIFMALGYEPTDRPEDANVILLNTCAIRENAENKVFGEIGHLKPLKMENPDLLLGVCGCMSQEESVVNKILKQYQYVDMIFGTHNIHRLPHILNEAYMSKEMVVEVWSKEGDVIENLPKVRKGNIKAWVNIMYGCDKFCTYCIVPYTRGKERSRRPEDIIQEVRHLAAQGYQEITLLGQNVNAYGKDFEDMEYGLGDLMDELRNIDIPRIRFTTSHPRDFDDRLIEVLAKRGNLVEHIHLPVQSGSSDILKIMARKYTREQYLELVRKIKEAIPDVALTTDIIVGFPNETEEQFEETLSLYREVEFDSAYTFIYSPREGTPAAKMKDNVPMEVKKERLQRLNNLVNEISAKKMKEYEGKIVEVLVEGESKNNPDILAGYTRKNKLVNFRGPKSAIGQLVKVKITKAKTWTLDGEMVEEAVEVN from the coding sequence ATGAATGAAAAGCAACGTAAGGCAACAACTCTTGTGAATCCATCGGACAAAAAATCCGAGAAGGATTACAGCAAATATTTTGAACGTATTTATATGCCTCCTTCCTTAAAAGATGCTAAAAAGCGCGGAAAAGAAGAGGTTAAATATCATAAAGACTTCGAAATTCCAGAGCAGTTTAAAGGGATGGGGAACGGTCGTAATTTTTACATCCGAACATATGGATGTCAAATGAACGAACATGATACAGAAGTCATGGCTGGTATTTTCATGGCACTTGGGTATGAGCCGACTGACCGCCCAGAGGATGCCAATGTTATTTTATTAAATACATGTGCCATACGAGAAAATGCTGAAAACAAAGTGTTTGGCGAAATCGGTCACTTAAAGCCTCTCAAAATGGAAAATCCTGACCTTCTTCTTGGCGTCTGTGGCTGTATGTCCCAAGAAGAGTCAGTCGTTAATAAAATATTAAAACAATACCAATATGTTGACATGATTTTCGGAACACACAATATTCACCGACTTCCTCATATTTTAAATGAAGCCTACATGTCAAAAGAAATGGTTGTAGAAGTTTGGTCAAAAGAAGGAGACGTCATTGAAAACCTGCCAAAAGTTCGCAAAGGAAATATTAAAGCATGGGTCAACATTATGTACGGATGCGATAAATTCTGTACGTATTGTATCGTTCCATACACACGCGGAAAAGAGCGCAGCCGGCGTCCAGAAGACATTATCCAAGAGGTGCGCCATTTAGCTGCACAAGGTTATCAAGAAATTACCCTTCTCGGCCAAAACGTAAATGCTTACGGCAAAGACTTTGAAGATATGGAATACGGTCTTGGTGACTTGATGGATGAATTACGCAATATTGATATTCCGCGCATTCGCTTTACAACAAGTCATCCGCGTGATTTTGACGACCGTCTCATTGAAGTTTTAGCAAAGCGAGGAAACCTTGTTGAGCACATTCACCTGCCTGTTCAATCAGGGTCAAGTGACATTTTAAAAATAATGGCTCGAAAATATACACGGGAACAATATTTAGAGCTTGTCCGTAAAATTAAAGAAGCGATCCCAGATGTAGCCTTAACGACAGATATTATTGTAGGCTTTCCGAACGAAACAGAGGAGCAATTTGAAGAAACGTTATCCCTTTACCGTGAAGTAGAGTTTGATTCTGCTTATACGTTTATTTATTCTCCTCGTGAAGGTACACCTGCAGCGAAAATGAAGGATAACGTACCGATGGAAGTGAAAAAAGAGCGTCTACAACGCTTAAACAATTTAGTGAATGAAATTTCTGCGAAAAAAATGAAAGAATACGAAGGGAAAATCGTCGAAGTTCTTGTTGAAGGTGAATCAAAAAATAATCCTGACATTTTAGCTGGATATACACGTAAAAATAAATTAGTCAACTTCAGAGGACCAAAATCAGCAATTGGTCAGCTTGTGAAAGTAAAAATTACAAAAGCGAAAACGTGGACGTTAGATGGAGAAATGGTAGAAGAAGCTGTAGAGGTGAACTAA
- a CDS encoding cell fate (sporulation/competence/biofilm development) regulator YmcA (YheA/YmcA/DUF963 family) (product_source=COG4550; cath_funfam=1.20.1500.10; cog=COG4550; pfam=PF06133; superfamily=158622), with the protein MAYTKDDILEKAKELAQMIAETEQVDFFKKAEAQINENQKVREMMASIKSLQKQAVNFQHYGKHEALKQVEEKIDHLMEQLDQIPIVQQFKESQVEVNDLLQLVANTISNHVTDEIIRSTGGNLLTGETGSKIRNSPKGSCH; encoded by the coding sequence ATGGCATATACTAAAGATGATATTTTAGAAAAAGCGAAAGAGCTTGCGCAGATGATTGCCGAAACAGAACAAGTTGATTTTTTCAAAAAAGCTGAAGCACAAATAAATGAAAACCAAAAAGTACGGGAAATGATGGCTAGTATTAAAAGTTTGCAAAAGCAAGCTGTTAACTTCCAGCATTACGGAAAACACGAAGCTTTGAAGCAAGTGGAAGAAAAAATTGATCACTTGATGGAACAATTGGATCAAATTCCTATTGTCCAACAATTTAAAGAATCTCAAGTTGAAGTGAATGATTTATTGCAATTAGTGGCCAACACGATTTCTAACCATGTGACAGACGAAATTATCCGTTCAACTGGTGGAAATTTGTTAACAGGGGAAACAGGTTCAAAAATTAGAAATAGTCCAAAAGGAAGCTGTCATTAA
- a CDS encoding spore coat protein E (product_source=KO:K06328; cog=COG4028; ko=KO:K06328; pfam=PF10628; superfamily=141678), whose protein sequence is MSEYREIITKAVVAKGKKFTQATHTISPEKKPASILGGWIINHKYDARKKGKTVEISGSYDINVWYSFNENTKTEVVTETVKYTDVLKLKYKDDNYLDDEHEVIARVLQQPNCLEVTISPNGENIVVQVEREFLAEVIGETKVVVSINTEGFTEQDEDWEDWEEELEEEIEDLDPEMMLDEPEE, encoded by the coding sequence ATGTCAGAATACAGGGAAATTATTACGAAAGCAGTAGTGGCGAAAGGGAAAAAATTTACGCAGGCAACCCATACGATTTCCCCAGAAAAGAAGCCAGCAAGTATTTTAGGTGGATGGATTATTAACCATAAATATGATGCTCGGAAAAAAGGGAAAACCGTTGAAATTTCCGGAAGCTATGATATCAACGTTTGGTACTCGTTTAATGAAAATACGAAAACAGAAGTTGTAACGGAAACCGTTAAATACACGGATGTTTTAAAATTAAAATATAAAGATGATAACTATTTAGATGATGAGCATGAAGTGATTGCTCGCGTGCTACAACAACCAAACTGTTTAGAAGTGACGATTTCACCAAATGGCGAAAATATCGTTGTTCAAGTAGAAAGAGAATTTTTAGCAGAAGTGATTGGGGAAACGAAAGTTGTCGTGTCCATAAATACAGAAGGATTTACAGAACAGGATGAGGATTGGGAAGACTGGGAAGAAGAATTGGAGGAAGAAATAGAAGATTTAGATCCTGAAATGATGCTTGATGAACCAGAAGAATAA
- a CDS encoding DNA mismatch repair protein MutS (product_source=KO:K03555; cath_funfam=1.10.1420.10,3.40.1170.10,3.40.50.300; cog=COG0249; ko=KO:K03555; pfam=PF00488,PF01624,PF05188,PF05190,PF05192; smart=SM00533,SM00534; superfamily=48334,52540,53150,55271; tigrfam=TIGR01070) has translation MAAYTPMIQQYLKIKADYKDAFLFFRLGDFYEMFFEDAIKASQELEITLTSRDGGAKERIPMCGVPYHSAWSYIEQLIEKGYKVAICEQTEDPKQAKGVVKREVVQLVTPGTLMDGKALQDKENNFIAALNVDEFLYGLALTDLTTGESNVTLLSNIEDVISELYSNHVREIVVDPQFPEEIKKKISERCAVTFSFESETDLLNHFQNLIEHLHDERLKKTFARLYHYLKRTQKRSLDHLQKVKFYQLQDYLKMDLYSKRNLELTETIRTKGKKGSLLWLLDETKTAMGGRMLKQWIDRPLLDLQKIETRLNMVETLIDHYFEREELRELLKEVYDLERLSGRVAFGNANARDLIQLKKSLQKIPAIKKIISSFNNDYAKKISREIDPCEDLAELLEIALDPNPPLSVKEGNIIKDGFHEKLDQYRDASRNGKKWIAELEQREREHTGIKSLKVGFNKVFGYYIEVTKANLHLLPEGRYERKQTLANAERYVTPELKEKEALILEAEEKSVELEYELFVQIRDRVKEYIKRLQLLAKQISELDVLQCFAVVSEERHYTKPRFSHNELSIKDGRHPVVEKVMNSGDYVPNDCLMKNGRNLLLITGPNMSGKSTYMRQIALTAILAQIGCFVPASEAVLPLFDQIFTRIGAADDLVSGQSTFMVEMLEAKNAIDHATSQSLILFDEIGRGTSTYDGMALAQAMIEYIHDHIGAKTLFSTHYHELTVLEQNLEHLQNVHVSAVEENGKVVFLHKVKEGAADKSYGIHVAELAQLPDQVIERAKELLRQFEEEYQHGKIEQPVKEAMQLSLFEEAEIQSDKKRATNLEKKEYEVIQHIKSLDLLDMTPLDAMNELYKIQKKLKNLR, from the coding sequence ATGGCAGCATATACGCCGATGATACAACAATATTTAAAAATTAAGGCAGACTATAAGGATGCCTTTTTATTTTTCCGTTTAGGTGATTTTTACGAAATGTTTTTTGAGGATGCGATTAAAGCTTCCCAAGAATTAGAAATCACGTTAACGAGCCGTGATGGGGGAGCAAAAGAGCGCATTCCAATGTGCGGTGTGCCTTATCACTCTGCATGGAGTTATATCGAACAACTAATAGAAAAAGGTTACAAAGTAGCAATATGTGAGCAAACAGAGGATCCGAAGCAAGCAAAAGGCGTTGTCAAAAGAGAGGTTGTCCAATTAGTCACCCCTGGTACGTTAATGGACGGAAAAGCCCTTCAAGATAAAGAGAACAATTTTATTGCTGCACTAAATGTAGACGAATTTCTTTATGGACTAGCCTTAACAGATTTAACTACAGGTGAATCGAATGTGACGCTTCTTTCGAATATAGAGGATGTTATTAGTGAGCTTTATTCCAATCATGTTCGTGAAATTGTTGTCGATCCACAGTTTCCGGAAGAAATAAAAAAGAAAATTTCAGAACGATGTGCCGTAACGTTTTCCTTTGAGTCGGAAACGGACCTCCTTAATCATTTTCAAAACCTGATTGAACATTTACACGATGAAAGATTAAAAAAGACGTTTGCACGTTTATATCACTATTTAAAGAGAACGCAAAAGCGAAGCTTAGACCATCTTCAAAAAGTCAAGTTTTATCAGCTTCAAGATTATTTAAAGATGGATTTATATTCAAAACGTAATTTAGAATTAACGGAAACGATTCGAACGAAAGGTAAGAAGGGTTCGCTCCTTTGGCTTTTGGATGAAACAAAGACGGCGATGGGTGGGCGCATGTTAAAGCAATGGATTGATCGGCCACTTCTTGATCTCCAAAAGATTGAAACGCGTTTAAATATGGTCGAAACTTTGATCGATCATTATTTTGAACGTGAAGAATTAAGAGAATTATTGAAGGAAGTTTATGATTTAGAACGGCTATCCGGCCGTGTAGCGTTTGGAAATGCAAATGCAAGAGATTTAATTCAATTGAAAAAATCATTGCAGAAAATACCAGCTATTAAGAAAATCATTTCATCGTTTAACAACGATTATGCGAAAAAAATTTCAAGAGAAATTGATCCTTGCGAAGATTTAGCAGAATTACTAGAAATAGCCCTTGACCCAAACCCTCCTCTTTCTGTAAAAGAAGGAAATATTATTAAAGACGGTTTTCATGAAAAGCTTGATCAATATCGTGATGCAAGTCGGAACGGGAAGAAATGGATTGCAGAGCTCGAACAAAGAGAGCGTGAACATACAGGTATTAAATCATTAAAAGTAGGATTTAATAAAGTGTTCGGCTACTATATTGAAGTAACGAAGGCGAATCTTCATTTATTGCCAGAGGGCCGTTATGAACGAAAGCAAACACTTGCTAATGCCGAGCGCTACGTGACACCTGAATTAAAGGAAAAAGAAGCATTAATATTAGAAGCAGAAGAAAAAAGTGTTGAGCTTGAATACGAATTATTTGTTCAAATTCGTGATCGTGTGAAAGAGTATATAAAACGCCTGCAGCTATTGGCAAAGCAAATAAGTGAACTAGATGTTTTACAATGCTTTGCTGTCGTCAGTGAGGAGCGCCATTATACAAAGCCGAGATTTTCTCATAATGAGTTATCCATTAAAGATGGTCGTCACCCGGTTGTAGAAAAGGTGATGAATTCAGGGGATTATGTTCCAAATGATTGTCTCATGAAAAATGGTCGAAACCTCCTCCTTATTACAGGTCCAAATATGTCAGGGAAAAGCACATACATGAGGCAAATTGCTTTGACAGCCATTTTAGCGCAAATCGGTTGCTTCGTACCAGCATCCGAAGCGGTGCTGCCGTTATTTGACCAAATTTTTACAAGAATTGGTGCGGCTGACGATTTAGTATCTGGCCAAAGTACGTTTATGGTGGAAATGCTAGAAGCGAAAAATGCGATCGATCATGCCACCTCGCAAAGCTTAATATTATTTGACGAAATTGGCCGTGGTACTTCCACATATGATGGAATGGCCTTAGCGCAGGCGATGATCGAGTATATACATGACCATATTGGCGCCAAAACCTTATTTTCGACACATTATCATGAACTAACAGTTCTTGAACAAAACCTTGAACATTTACAAAACGTTCATGTAAGTGCAGTTGAAGAAAATGGAAAAGTCGTGTTCCTCCATAAAGTCAAGGAAGGTGCAGCAGATAAAAGCTATGGGATTCATGTCGCAGAGCTTGCGCAGTTGCCCGATCAAGTCATTGAACGAGCGAAAGAGCTGTTACGCCAGTTTGAAGAGGAATATCAGCATGGTAAAATCGAACAACCTGTGAAAGAAGCAATGCAATTATCGTTATTTGAAGAGGCGGAAATTCAGTCGGACAAAAAAAGGGCAACGAACCTAGAAAAAAAAGAATACGAGGTGATTCAACATATAAAATCATTAGACTTACTAGATATGACTCCTCTTGATGCGATGAATGAATTATACAAGATCCAAAAGAAGTTAAAAAACTTGAGGTGA